In the Solanum pennellii chromosome 5, SPENNV200 genome, one interval contains:
- the LOC107019835 gene encoding uncharacterized protein LOC107019835 produces the protein MKMHNTTYTDLHNLSERTEVLYHEISDRIRREEINFCTHCAEHGRYCGIVDLTMEDKEKLISIQDSLKDLQNILQLYQALESRQQRHHNGALVRLEASRMILIDKLNKYPTWGKKLQVIEELKEYFGKGITDALSFSENFEKTEQKQSEDEKDKKNSSSLLIICIKSLFNPWNWYRVTRIAAIALIFNVYRNRMQDKNKMSGPRLQIGCLDSQLAVSYGKG, from the exons ATGAAGATGCATAATACTACTTATACAGATTTGCATAATCTTAGTGAGAGAACAGAGGTTTTATATCATGAAATTAGTGATAGAATCCGTCGTGAAGAAATTAATTTCTGTACACATTGTGCTGAACATGGTCGTTATTGCGGAATTGTAGACCTCACAATGGAAGATAAGGAGAAATTGATTTCAATTCAAGACTCATTAAAGGATCTTCAGAACATCCTCCAGCTCTACCAG GCATTAGAGTCTCGGCAGCAGAGACATCACAACGGGGCGCTTGTCCGGTTGGAAGCAAGTAGAATGATACTGATAGACAAATTAAATAAGTATCCAACATGGGGAAAGAAACTACAAGTGATTGAAGAACTAAAAGAGTATTTTGGCAAAGGCATTACAGATGCATTAtcattttctgaaaattttgaaaaaacagAACAGAAACAGAGTGAAGATGAGAAAGACAAAAAGAATAGTTCAAGTTtgttgatcatttgcataaaaAGTTTATTTAATCCATGGAATTGGTATCGTGTGACAAGAATTGCTGCGATAGCATTGATATTTAACGTTTACAGGAATAGAATGCAAGATAAGAATAAGATGTCTGGTCCAAGATTGCAAATAGGCTGTTTAGATAGCCAATTAGCTGTTTCATATGGAAAGGGATAA